One window of Pelmatolapia mariae isolate MD_Pm_ZW linkage group LG18, Pm_UMD_F_2, whole genome shotgun sequence genomic DNA carries:
- the hnrnpc gene encoding heterogeneous nuclear ribonucleoproteins C1/C2 isoform X2, which translates to MDRSPTSSSLMSASNVTNKTDPRSLNSRVFIGNLNTLLVTKADVEAIFSKYGKIVGCSVHKGYAFVQYANERNARAAVAGEDGRMIVGQVLDINLAGEPKPHRSKSTKRSAGDMYSSSSSSFDLDYDFQRDYYDRMYSYPSRVPAPPPPLSRAVIPSKRPRVSLSGGSSRRTKSSFSSSSKSSQRTSSSRTMKVDELQTIKRELTQIKSKVDDLLESLERMERDHSKKSGKSMKPEPGEVTSPPHPSNKKDDSLKRERDNQDINDSDEEEEDEEEEGDLLEEEEVKSQEREEEEDEEEEGEHVEADDDGDSVNGDEDS; encoded by the exons ATGGA TCGTTCACCCACCTCCTCCAGCCTGATGAGCGCCAGCAACGTCACCAACAAGACCGACCCACGCTCCCTCAATTCGCGGGTCTTTATTGGCAACCTCAACACGCTGCTGGTCACCAAGGCAGATGTCGAGGCCATCTTCTCTAAATATGGCAAGATCGTAGGCTGCTCTGTCCACAAGGGCTATGCCTTTGTGCAATACGCCAATGAGAGGAACGCCCGAGCCGCTGTCGCCGGGGAGGATGGGAGAATGATTGTTGGACAAGTGCTTG ACATCAACCTGGCTGGAGAACCCAAACCGCACAGATCAAAAAGCACCAAACGCTCCGCTGGAGACATGTACAG cagcagcagcagctccttTGACCTCGATTATGATTTTCAGAGAGATTATTATGACAG AATGTACTCGTACCCGTCCCGTGTCCCTGCTCCTCCTCCCCCATTGTCACGGGCTGTGATCCCGTCGAAACGCCCGCGGGTCAGCCTTAGTGGAGGAAGCAGCCGGCGGACCAAAAGCAGCTTTTCCTCTTCATCTAAGAGCAGTCAAAGGACTTCCTCATCCAGAACAA TGAAAGTGGACGAGCTACAGACCATCAAGAGAGAATTGACGCAGATCAAAAGCAAAGTGGATGACCTCCTGGAGAGCCTGGAGCGTATGGAGAGGGACCATAGCAAGAAGTCAG GTAAGAGTATGAAACCAGAGCCAGGAGAGGTGACTTCACCTCCACACCCAAGCAACAAGAAGGATGACAGCTTGAAGAGGGAGAGGGACAACCAGGACATAAATGACTctgatgaagaagaggaggacgaggaagaggagggagacctgctggaggaagaggag GTGAAAAGtcaagagagggaggaggaggaagacgaagaggaggaaggcgagcaCGTGGAAGCAGACGATGATGGTGACAGCGTGAATGGAGACGAAGACTCGTAG
- the hnrnpc gene encoding heterogeneous nuclear ribonucleoproteins C1/C2 isoform X1, translating into MDRSPTSSSLMSASNVTNKTDPRSLNSRVFIGNLNTLLVTKADVEAIFSKYGKIVGCSVHKGYAFVQYANERNARAAVAGEDGRMIVGQVLDINLAGEPKPHRSKSTKRSAGDMYSSSSSSFDLDYDFQRDYYDRMYSYPSRVPAPPPPLSRAVIPSKRPRVSLSGGSSRRTKSSFSSSSKSSQRTSSSRTMKVDELQTIKRELTQIKSKVDDLLESLERMERDHSKKSEGKSMKPEPGEVTSPPHPSNKKDDSLKRERDNQDINDSDEEEEDEEEEGDLLEEEEVKSQEREEEEDEEEEGEHVEADDDGDSVNGDEDS; encoded by the exons ATGGA TCGTTCACCCACCTCCTCCAGCCTGATGAGCGCCAGCAACGTCACCAACAAGACCGACCCACGCTCCCTCAATTCGCGGGTCTTTATTGGCAACCTCAACACGCTGCTGGTCACCAAGGCAGATGTCGAGGCCATCTTCTCTAAATATGGCAAGATCGTAGGCTGCTCTGTCCACAAGGGCTATGCCTTTGTGCAATACGCCAATGAGAGGAACGCCCGAGCCGCTGTCGCCGGGGAGGATGGGAGAATGATTGTTGGACAAGTGCTTG ACATCAACCTGGCTGGAGAACCCAAACCGCACAGATCAAAAAGCACCAAACGCTCCGCTGGAGACATGTACAG cagcagcagcagctccttTGACCTCGATTATGATTTTCAGAGAGATTATTATGACAG AATGTACTCGTACCCGTCCCGTGTCCCTGCTCCTCCTCCCCCATTGTCACGGGCTGTGATCCCGTCGAAACGCCCGCGGGTCAGCCTTAGTGGAGGAAGCAGCCGGCGGACCAAAAGCAGCTTTTCCTCTTCATCTAAGAGCAGTCAAAGGACTTCCTCATCCAGAACAA TGAAAGTGGACGAGCTACAGACCATCAAGAGAGAATTGACGCAGATCAAAAGCAAAGTGGATGACCTCCTGGAGAGCCTGGAGCGTATGGAGAGGGACCATAGCAAGAAGTCAG AAGGTAAGAGTATGAAACCAGAGCCAGGAGAGGTGACTTCACCTCCACACCCAAGCAACAAGAAGGATGACAGCTTGAAGAGGGAGAGGGACAACCAGGACATAAATGACTctgatgaagaagaggaggacgaggaagaggagggagacctgctggaggaagaggag GTGAAAAGtcaagagagggaggaggaggaagacgaagaggaggaaggcgagcaCGTGGAAGCAGACGATGATGGTGACAGCGTGAATGGAGACGAAGACTCGTAG
- the hnrnpc gene encoding heterogeneous nuclear ribonucleoproteins C1/C2 isoform X3 translates to MSASNVTNKTDPRSLNSRVFIGNLNTLLVTKADVEAIFSKYGKIVGCSVHKGYAFVQYANERNARAAVAGEDGRMIVGQVLDINLAGEPKPHRSKSTKRSAGDMYSSSSSSFDLDYDFQRDYYDRMYSYPSRVPAPPPPLSRAVIPSKRPRVSLSGGSSRRTKSSFSSSSKSSQRTSSSRTMKVDELQTIKRELTQIKSKVDDLLESLERMERDHSKKSEGKSMKPEPGEVTSPPHPSNKKDDSLKRERDNQDINDSDEEEEDEEEEGDLLEEEEVKSQEREEEEDEEEEGEHVEADDDGDSVNGDEDS, encoded by the exons ATGAGCGCCAGCAACGTCACCAACAAGACCGACCCACGCTCCCTCAATTCGCGGGTCTTTATTGGCAACCTCAACACGCTGCTGGTCACCAAGGCAGATGTCGAGGCCATCTTCTCTAAATATGGCAAGATCGTAGGCTGCTCTGTCCACAAGGGCTATGCCTTTGTGCAATACGCCAATGAGAGGAACGCCCGAGCCGCTGTCGCCGGGGAGGATGGGAGAATGATTGTTGGACAAGTGCTTG ACATCAACCTGGCTGGAGAACCCAAACCGCACAGATCAAAAAGCACCAAACGCTCCGCTGGAGACATGTACAG cagcagcagcagctccttTGACCTCGATTATGATTTTCAGAGAGATTATTATGACAG AATGTACTCGTACCCGTCCCGTGTCCCTGCTCCTCCTCCCCCATTGTCACGGGCTGTGATCCCGTCGAAACGCCCGCGGGTCAGCCTTAGTGGAGGAAGCAGCCGGCGGACCAAAAGCAGCTTTTCCTCTTCATCTAAGAGCAGTCAAAGGACTTCCTCATCCAGAACAA TGAAAGTGGACGAGCTACAGACCATCAAGAGAGAATTGACGCAGATCAAAAGCAAAGTGGATGACCTCCTGGAGAGCCTGGAGCGTATGGAGAGGGACCATAGCAAGAAGTCAG AAGGTAAGAGTATGAAACCAGAGCCAGGAGAGGTGACTTCACCTCCACACCCAAGCAACAAGAAGGATGACAGCTTGAAGAGGGAGAGGGACAACCAGGACATAAATGACTctgatgaagaagaggaggacgaggaagaggagggagacctgctggaggaagaggag GTGAAAAGtcaagagagggaggaggaggaagacgaagaggaggaaggcgagcaCGTGGAAGCAGACGATGATGGTGACAGCGTGAATGGAGACGAAGACTCGTAG
- the LOC134616161 gene encoding putative ferric-chelate reductase 1, translated as MERGLSLLIAAVMLFVAPGVQAADNFSFATNATVNITNTGCGTTKLCIQTPDNCDPAGNSSCFFASVAAGSTTAPNGTELMFQLSGNSTGYIALGLTANATQGTTALYICAQNSSNNASFFFGARQRNNINNTLSTFNSTVTKIRGQVVNGKIQCEFSVPNSNATNTRSADSTTYVVVLGSGPLSGNDFGTFTTSKTTDPLNLANPSANVANATTTTTTNTTTTASPTTTKNSASGALHSHALTLLLTVLTLFVLKTA; from the exons ATGGAGCGAGGCCTGAGCCTGCTGATTGCTGCAGTGATGCTTTTTGTGGCTCCGGGTGTCCAAGCAGCAGACAATTTCTCATTTGCCACTAATGCAACG GTAAACATTACAAATACAGGTTGCGGGACGACTAAGCTGTGCATACAGACCCCAGACAACTGTGACCCTGCTGGGAACAGCAGCTGTTTCTTTGCATCTGTGGCTGCAGGCAGCACTACAGCTCCTAACGGCACCGAGCTGATGTTCCAGCTCAGTGGGAACTCCACTGGGTACATCGCACTGGGGCTCACCGCCAATGCAACCCAG GGTACCACTGCGCTTTACATCTGTGCTCAGAACAGCTCTAACAATGCATCATTCTTCTTCGGGGCTCGGCAGAgaaacaacatcaacaacacacTCTCTACATTTAATTCG ACTGTGACAAAGATACGAGGCCAGGTAGTCAATGGAAAGATCCAGTGTGAGTTCAGTGTCCCCAATTCAAATGCCACCAACACCAGGAGCGCTGATTCTACCACTTATGTTGTCGTCCTTGGGTCTGGACCTTTGAGTGGAA ACGATTTTGGGACCTTTACAACTAGCAAAACCACCGATCCTTTGAACCTCGCCAACCCAAGCGCCAATGTTGCAAACGCCACCACAACCACCACAACCAACACAACCACCACCGCATCACCTACTACTACAAAAAATTCGGCCAGTGGCGCTCTTCACAGTCATG CTTTGACACTCCTGCTAACTGTCCTCACGCTGTTTGTCCTGAAGACAGCCTGA